A single window of Periophthalmus magnuspinnatus isolate fPerMag1 chromosome 22, fPerMag1.2.pri, whole genome shotgun sequence DNA harbors:
- the LOC129457351 gene encoding uncharacterized protein LOC129457351 — MGKPLSRPGCFRKSSCCLEKHGFGGDVGVGGRDIGIDGGYGDGYVPQRSIYDTMCINQQIDSHHHHHGGSVRCDAGSDSSFYSTSGSLRISRGPGDMFDQQPRSLTPNPSFVRRLDERAIFDSLKLEGHDIDAMCLPSGDYRSVSPAMSSFSAPGISSSSSKKHHHHHHLHHHGDSTKSRESRHSWKVVTPPKQMECMEMTTADMLDRGGGAYLNPGHYPPSAGQNSSLTSPLISPFSGSPLSSGYHTPVFFSPAKPRPSQTQSLRCSPPHIMQPSRHYSQTQSLRMSPPHELRRSPYRAQLVQLSAHDLEQDLRDRGGGGGGGWGRNERDWEREREREREREMERGWAQREWERERERGRLERERARERERRENSFGTFGYGRPVPLRSDRDSVFLEPDPMLDTTPLLLPQPSPSPSPSGAPRMGTGAVGRNRAGSKVGPDCLSGGMVLVDGKPSCLPRLVSEICHVSDADMMPMQDRHRAESWSKHNNGSRSSFKNEVKMGSQVKTRPIGRDLEGRVQSGMQVERASSVVNHRDSHRGKSMDMCTKISKTESIPEFMQPTQPEIEKEIHNIETTTPPPNEAVENETPVETIKQVEDNMNKAQIESDALVEATPDPNANTEEFIVSIAEPVQEEQRNDIDVKSKNPNEVVIEVQKEETENALVNNETANETTDSQVEDKPEKKSIDIDKIDSKHVHKGSKSHKHKSSKSKSSSRSRPGTATGSRPGVLSRGLRGLESPTPADGIESTWPRRMMVRKRTVRQGGALHNLPILPPLPSVLTALEKRRPHGQHQLHHSENPLSNITNSTGIVGRCSLKEPSHFEMGQGISPVGRASLKEQNLESWRVVREQDDSQKPKGREKSVEKEPKKPKESVKEDRSLERPKQVDVTIFEKENFDIHTDLIKEIKQDVPEISLKIQHESKLETQVQMEQVRDVGVTICEDLLDQQDSELEEVVAKFSIEEPDIEPVRYRDEGDSWDDVLGIVNTLWDEEGWEKRGGDIEGEGDADSLSGSLQRWPLLRPPIGFGGSHPPSSAASELSLTELERRARELDSDLEHLDLSQPHRETEELYPTLHDSRERGDMYQTHPGPQRDKTTAMTGK, encoded by the coding sequence ATGGGCAAGCCTCTGAGTCGGCCCGGGTGTTTCAGGAAGAGCTCCTGCTGCCTGGAGAAACACGGATTTGGCGGTGACGTGGGCGTGGGAGGCCGGGACATTGGTATAGACGGAGGGTACGGGGATGGCTACGTACCGCAAAGGTCAATCTACGATACGATGTGCATAAACCAGCAAATTGACAGCCACCACCATCATCACGGGGGGTCTGTACGTTGTGATGCAGGAAGTGATAGTAGCTTTTACTCTACAAGCGGTTCATTGAGAATTAGCAGAGGTCCCGGTGACATGTTCGACCAACAACCCCGCTCGCTAACTCCCAATCCCTCGTTTGTACGACGCTTGGATGAAAGAGCGATTTTTGATTCGTTAAAACTAGAAGGTCACGATATTGACGCTATGTGTCTGCCATCTGGAGACTACAGATCCGTATCGCCGGCTATGTCCTCCTTCTCTGCGCCGGGgatctcttcttcctcctccaaaAAGCATCACCAccatcatcacctccatcaccatggagacagcacTAAGAGCAGAGAAAGTAGGCATTCGTGGAAAGTTGTAACACCCCCAAAGCAGATGGAGTGTATGGAAATGACTACCGCGGATATGCTAgacaggggaggaggggcgtATTTGAATCCAGGACACTACCCACCGTCAGCGGGACAAAATTCATCGCTAACCTCTCCACTCATCTCCCCGTTTTCTGGTTCCCCTCTGTCTTCAGGATACCACACACCAGTTTTTTTCTCCCCAGCTAAACCACGACCAAGCCAAACACAAAGTTTAAGATGCTCTCCCCCTCACATAATGCAACCATCAAGACATTACTCTCAAACTCAAAGCCTAAGGATGTCACCTCCGCATGAGTTACGCAGATCTCCCTACAGGGCTCAACTGGTGCAGTTGTCTGCACACGATTTGGAACAAGACTTGCGTgaccgaggaggaggaggtggaggaggctgGGGGCGCAATGAGAGAgactgggagagagagagggagagagaaagggagagagagatggagagagggtggGCGCAgcgagagtgggagagagaaagagagagagggaggctggAGAGGGAGCGAgcaagggaaagagagaggagggagaattCATTTGGGACTTTTGGATACGGCAGACCAGTTCCATTAAGATCTGACAGGGATTCGGTTTTCCTAGAACCTGATCCGATGTTAGATACAACCCCATTGCTCCTACCGCAACCCTCACCTTCGCCATCTCCAAGTGGAGCACCGAGAATGGGCACCGGAGCAGTTGGCAGGAACAGAGCTGGTTCTAAAGTTGGACCAGATTGTCTAAGTGGAGGGATGGTTCTCGTTGATGGCAAACCTAGCTGTCTACCACGTTTAGTTAGTGAAATTTGCCATGTATCCGACGCCGATATGATGCCGATGCAAGACAGACATAGAGCAGAAAGCTGGAGCAAGCATAATAATGGGTCACGTTCTAGTTTCAAAAATGAAGTTAAAATGGGGTCACAGGTTAAAACAAGACCAATCGGGAGAGATTTGGAGGGCAGAGTTCAATCGGGGATGCAAGTTGAGCGAGCATCTTCGGTTGTCAATCATAGAGACTCACATAGAGGAAAGAGTATGGATATGTGTACAAAGATATCCAAAACTGAGTCCATTCCAGAGTTTATGCAGCCAACTCAACCAGAAATTGAGAAAGAAAtccataatattgaaacaacgACCCCTCCTCCAAACGAAGCTGTTGAAAATGAGACACCAGTGGAGACTATAAAACAAGTCGAGGACAACATGAATAAAGCTCAAATAGAGAGTGACGCATTGGTAGAAGCTACACCAGACCCTAATGCTAACACAGAGGAATTCATTGTCTCCATAGCTGAGCCAGTGCAAGAGGAGCAGCGAAATGACAttgatgtaaaaagtaaaaatccaaATGAAGTTGTTATAGAAGTTCaaaaggaagagacagagaatgCTTTAGTAAACAACGAAACagcaaatgaaactactgaTTCACAGGTTGAGGATAAGCCTGAAAAGAAGTCAATAGATATTGATAAAATTGACTCCAAACACGTCCACAAAGGCTCGAAATCTCACAAACACAAGTCATCAAAATCCAAGTCCAGTTCTCGGTCTAGACCAGGGACTGCAACCGGATCACGTCCAGGAGTACTAAGCAGAGGTCTACGTGGTTTAGAGTCCCCTACACCAGCCGACGGTATCGAATCAACATGGCCGCGTCGAATGATGGTGCGAAAAAGAACGGTTCGCCAAGGGGGGGCATTGCATAATTTGCCAATTTTGCCCCCTCTGCCCTCTGTGTTAACTGCATTGGAGAAAAGGCGACCTCACGGACAACATCAACTGCATCACTCTGAAAATCCACTTTCTAATATCACAAATTCAACTGGTATTGTTGGGAGGTGTTCACTGAAAGAGCCGTCTCATTTTGAAATGGGACAAGGAATAAGTCCCGTGGGGAGAGCATCTCTAAAAGAACAAAATTTAGAAAGTTGGAGGGTTGTGAGGGAGCAAGACGATTCGCAAAAAccaaaagggagagagaaaagtgtGGAAAAAGAGCCCAAAAAGCCAAAGGAGTCAGTGAAAGAAGACAGGAGTCTAGAGAGACCAAAGCAAGTAGACGTGACTATTTTTGAGAAGGAAAATTTTGACATCCACACTGACCTGATCAAAGAAATAAAGCAAGATGTGCCTGAAATCAGTCTGAAAATTCAACATGAAAGTAAACTGGAGACTCAAGTCCAGATGGAGCAGGTACGGGATGTAGGCGTGACAATTTGTGAAGATTTACTTGACCAGCAAGACAGTGAACTAGAAGAAGTTGTGGCAAAATTCAGCATTGAGGAACCAGATATCGAACCTGTCCGATATCGTGATGAGGGAGACAGCTGGGATGACGTTTTAGGAATTGTCAACACTTTATGGGATGAGGAAGGTTgggaaaaaagaggaggagatattGAAGGGGAGGGAGATGCGGATTCTCTTTCTGGGTCCTTACAAAGATGGCCGCTGCTTCGCCCGCCCATTGGTTTCGGAGGTTCTCATCCGCCTTCGTCCGCGGCTTCGGAGCTGAGTTTGACGGAGTtggagaggagagcgagagagctGGATTCGGATTTGGAGCACTTGGATCTTTCACAGCCGCACAGGGAGACGGAGGAGTTGTATCCAACCCTGCATGAttcaagagagagaggagacatgtaTCAAACGCACCCAGGACCTCAGAGAGACAAAACCACAGCAATGACAGGTAAATag
- the LOC117390820 gene encoding uncharacterized protein DDB_G0271670-like codes for MSPEPIFEGPTFDCHPDVSALAPYGSSYGWWVHVRTAPPPGARCQAPTPGLASEWGTARLSADVTCNLARSCDLQRGVIWRTKGDSEGAGGVGSRSQVNLELSSPTADTDRPPAGTSPAKEDSSPDSNLTLESDSSGIFLSLSNQSQEEAGSDSDQPISGSDLGSSSTSLDKDGEDGEVMLKGSPHEIKRDMTTIQADVTTQFSQSKVMQEVKGTQLQKPEEGDFLCTDSFVYLAAPACLLLGPPGTTSYSGRESDSESSDSGPVDVSVHGCGSVAGDSDWDSDLSDSDPSRPPRTSSGTKASGTKASGTSRSKRPPVEPQWDLYEEPPEPECVESLGPAPSSPTSCPSPPSPTDNSPGSSETSTTAKRVTWQFKPAQRSVCTGSRKEKDVTSSGSDPHRPPPSSSSSSSSSPSSSSSG; via the exons atgtccccagagccgaTCTTCGAGGGCCCCACCTTCGACTGCCATCCAGAtgtctctgcactggccccTTACGGATCTTCCTatgggtggtgggtccacgtaAGGACAGCCCCGCcgccaggcgctcgctgtcaagcacccaccccaggcctggcttcAGAGTGGGGCACTG ctcgcctctccgcagatgtaacctgtaacttggcccgatCCTGTGACCTGCAGAGGGGGGTGATCTGGAGAACTAAAGGGGATAGTGAAGGGGCAG GAGGAGTTGGAAGCAGATCACAAGTCAATCTGGAACTGTCCTCTCCAactgcagacacagacagacctcCAGCTGGGaccag CCCCGCTAAAGAGGACAGCTCTCCCGACTCGAACCTAACATTAGAGTCCGACTCCAGTGGCATCTTCCTGTccctgtccaatcagagccagGAGGAGGCAGGCTCAGACAGCGATCAGCCAATCAGTGGATCCGACCTGGGCAGTAGCAGCACGTCACTGGACAAAGATGGAGAGGATGG TGAGGTAATGCTAAAAGGGTCTCCTCATGAAATCAAGAGAGATATGACCACAATACAAGCAGATGTGACCACGCAGTTCAGCCAGTCCAAGGTCATGCAGGAAGTCAAAGGAACGCAACTCCAAAAACCAGAAGAAGGGGATTTCCTGTGCACAGATAGCTTTGTGTACCTGGCTGCTCCCGCCTGCCTCCTGCTGGGACCTCCTGGGACGACAAGCTACAGTGGCAG GGAGTCGGACTCGGAGAGCTCCGATTCCGGACCTGTGGATGTGTCCGTTCACGGCTGTGGATCTGTAGCTGGAGACTCAGACTGGGACTCAGACCTGTCGGACTCGGACCCCAGCCGCCCCCCCAGAACCTCCTCTGGGACCAAGGCCTCAGGCACCAAGGCCTCTGGGACGTCTCGCTCCAAACGACCCCCCGTGGAGCCACAATGGGACCTGTATGAAGAGCCACCAGAGCCAGAG tGTGTCGAAAGTTTGGGACCAGCTCCTTCCAGCCCCACCTCCTGCCCATCTCCCCCATCCCCCACAGACAATTCACCAGGATCATCTGAAACTTCAACCACCGCCAAGAGGGTCACCTGGCAGTTCAAACCCGCCCAGAGGTCAGTGTGCACAGGAAGTAGAAAGGAAAAGGACGTGACATCATCAGGAAGCGATCCACACAGACcgcccccctcttcctcctcgtcttcctcaTCCTCGCCATCCTCTTCGTCATCCGgatga